The Fusarium oxysporum f. sp. lycopersici 4287 chromosome 1, whole genome shotgun sequence DNA segment GCCGCCAGCGTATGAGCTGCTGTATCTGAATCAGAAACATATTAGCACTATAATACCCATCAGGTAGAAGGCGTACTTACACCCACTCGGCTCGGTAATCAACTGGTCCTCTGTAGCCTCGAGGAGGATTTGGCCGATGGGTACCCTGACTGTGATACATGCCAAAGGACGAGACACCAAGGTAGTAATCGTTCACGCCGCTCGGCTCCGTCCAGAAGGTGTTGGCATCTAAAGGGATGTGGAAATGAAAGACAACCCATCGGTCTACGGCGTTCCGGTGACTGCGATCGCGGTACAGGTTTCGATACGAGTTGGCTGGATCTTCTACACCAGGAGAGGGTCCAATCCAGTAAGCTACCTCAAGAATGACTTGACGGCTCGTTGGGCTCGGGGGGAGCCAGCGCAAATAATGCAAGCTTAGGTGGCCGGCTTTGATTGCTTGGAAAATATATGCAGCACTTGGCTGGACCCCGCCTTTGCCCCGATCTGTCATAACGTTGACATTGATAGTCCGAGCTTGAATATCTCGCTTTTGAGCTTCAGAGCCGGTGCTCGACGGAACCTCACAAAGAGCTGCTGGAACTGTAGCTAGGTTTTCCAAACCTTCTCTTGACTCGGCGAGATCACAGAGTGCCATCCTGGCGACAGCTCTGCCGGAGTACCTGGGTCGGCCATTCCAGTCGCTCTGATACAGCAGCTGCTGAAACGTGGTGAGGTTGGCAGCGCTTTGGGCATACCCAGCTGCCCTAACGTCCCTGTTGTAAATCTCCGTCAAATCCAGGCGTGGTTCTCGAGACGTGACCCAAACTCCCATGATGGGAAGGAGCACAGCTAGAACCGCTGAATTGTCTGTAGCGCGACCCAGGAGAAGATTCCGTGCGCTGAGCCCCTCATCGGTACTCAGCCCATCATCGCCGCCGAACTCAATCTCTTCGTCAGGACAGACGGGATCTCTGAGAAATCTTTGCAGCGCATAGTCAAACTCCTTTGCGTCCTTGTCCTGGTACACTATAATGTCGCGCTCGTCCTTGTCAGATTCCTTGTCGCCAGCGCAGCAATATGCTTCAAAGCCGTAGGTGCACTTGTCAGTATGTGCAAGGTAGCCAGAGGTACTCCATGACGTGCTGATATCCTGCGCAGCGATGCGAGTGGACCCATGGGGACAGGTATTGGTACAAGCCTGTTCATTGGGGAACGATACCTCATGGCCAACCCACTCACAGTTCTTGAAAGGCTTGGGAGTCTCAGTGCAGCAGTAATTGTACTTCTTGCCTTTCTTGCAACTCTTCTGACCACCAAAACCGCCTCGAGATCCCACAACAAAGGACGAGAAGCCCTTGGGACACGTGgagtcgtcgtcgtcgtaGCAATCTACTGTCCATCCGCACTTGGACCAAGGCCCAGTGGAATCAGTAGCTTCACAACAAGCGGTCTGCCACCCGGACTTCTTGCAACCTTGGTGATGAGTGCCGACCGCGACTTCGCCTGCGTTACAGCCAACCGGACAATGGTCGTTGCCTTGGTATCCTCTCCATTGACACTTTGGTACCTTGGAAGACTTGGGGCAGCAAAGCGTCTGTACCTGATCTTGACCCGGCAAGCATTCTGTGGCGTCCAGCATAATCTCCGAGTCCTTGCCGCCGCGAGCGATCTCCGTATAGCCGCTGGGGCACGTCTGACCGCAGTTGGTAAAGTAACAGAAGTCCTGGGAATCCTCTCTCTTATCAGGTAGTTTGATAGTAAGGCCGCTACCAGAGTCAACGTTGACCTTGATACCAAGTGCTGCTGCTAGTCCGTTGGAGTAGGAATGCTTGTCGTCGTCATAGTCGACAGCCCAGACCAGCACGCCACTCAGGCACTGAGACTTGAGAAAGTTGGCCTTAAGCTTCCACGTATCCCTGTCATCGTACGAAACCCATTGATCGTTGTTCCATTGGATTGTCTTGATGGCAGCGTCCTTGTACAGCTTGGGcctgagcttcttctcacgAATGAGATCTGAGATCTCACTGTTAAACAGGATTCCAGCTTCACCGCTGCACCCAGCATCTCCTGCTGAAAGGTATGGGCAACCAGGCTCAGAACAGGATGAGCTTGCCAGTGTAACAGATCGGCCGTAGAATGCCAAGCCCAGCACAACCTTAGACGGAGAGACCTTGTTACGCCAGAGAAGATCTAACGAGCTCGTGATCTCAGTCAAGTTGGTATGCGCTCCAACAAACGCGCCCGTCCACTTGTTACCGATATCCCATGCTCCATGAAGATCATAGCTCATAACATTGAACCAGTCCACAGATGGTTCAATGTTCTCTAGATCAAAATGTTGGAGATACCAGTAACTAGTGGGAAGAGTAACAGAAAGGCCATACTTGTAGTCACCAAGAGCGGACTTGAGTCGCTTCAAGAACCTTGGATAGGCCTTGAAGTCAGACTGACGGCCACTGCGGTCTTTATCAACTGGATACTCCCAGTCGATATCAATGCCAGTAAAGCCCCAAGTCTGCATGAAGAGGGTCAAGCTAGCAAAGAAGACGTTCTGACGTGTCTCATCGGCATTGACCAAGTCTGAAAAGGTTGTCGCTGTTGGAGAACCCTTGTCAGAAAAGGCCCAGCCGCCAATAGACAACCAGAGCTCTTGACCCGAGTCTCGAGTCTTGAGTGAAGACAATTGAGAGTAAAGTTGTTGATCTCCTGCATTGGCGGGCACGACCTTGAACGATTTGGGGTCGATACTACCGAATGCAAAGTAGATGTGGGTGTAAATGCCCTGAGGGAAAGCGTCGGGGATCATGGGGTTGCATTTGCGGGTTGCACCACCAGAGCCATAGTAACCGATCACACGCTTGACTGACTGAGAGCCAATGTTACAGGAGGGTCTCTTGACAGTTTCTTTGCCGCAGAACTCCTCAGTGGTACCGCAGAAGCCAAACTTGCTGCAACACACATTGAGGGGACACTTGGTAGCGTTGAAGTACTGCGAATCCCACTTGCCTGGATTGCATTCAGCTTTGTAGGTACAGCTGTTGATGCACTTGGCCTTGCTGCAGTAGTCTGGACCAGTGCCGCAGACATTATTGGTACCACAGCAACCGACCTCGCAgggcttgttcttgtcgcAGTGTATGTCTTCTGCGACCGTGAACGGGGTCGAGGTGAGCAGTAGAGCAACCAGACTGGTTGCCCACGTCAACCTCATTAATGAAGATAAGAACGAGTATTGTTTTAACCAAAAGAAAGATGATGTCTAAGTGGAAACGTGTATCAAAAGAGTGACAATAAATGAGCGATTGTATAGACAAATGAAGAACAAAGAGTAACAAGGCAATTGATCAGCTGCGACTCGACCATTGCTTGACATAGGCAATAATTACAAAGGTAGTAGAATATTTATCTTGAATAACACTTTTACTCGAGTACAACCGGAGAAGGCCCCCTGTGTTGTCCCATTTCGGAAAGAAGTTTACCCTCGGCGTCACGGACCCTTACAGCGGGAACATGCTTGACTCGAAGGTTAATTTCATGACTAACTTGCGCAGCGAGCAAGCTGAAACAGTAATTTCTGCAGTTCGGTCATTTACTGGGTGTCTTTGTTCCATTATGGAGTAGTAAGCTTTGGCAAAAAGCATTTCACACCCTAGTTATCGGCTTCAACGTGCCGAACATTGCCTTGATCCGCGAGTCCATCACCTTCTTCGCCTTGGCTTTGACCTGGAAAAGGCTATTCCGTGCGTCTTTTGTTGGTCCTCAGTGTTTTTTCGGCCTGAAGTCGTTACGATTATGGATACCTGTTGGTTCTCATGATGCTAGTACTCTTTGGGGCCGCGGAACATATATTCTCGGTCTTGGCGGGATCCATCTCCCGGTGTTTGCTCGAGTTGTTCGTCGCACGCTTTTCTATGGTTGGCCAAATTATGGTCAATGGAGCAAAAGCGGGTATTGTAGATCCCTGGTCTTCGTTCTTTCACACCTCAACAGGGTACCAACCAGGGTCAACGGCTAAGGTAGCATGGGTAAAACTTCTCACGATATCCATTAAACGAGATCCACAGACAGTGACGGAATTACCCGCTCCAACGCGTTACGTTACATTAATCACGAGCAGCGATTATCGCTGTGGCATCGATCAGTGGGTATGGTCAGATCATGCCAGGGCCTCGGACAGTTTTGGCAACCTGTAGAGAACCTAGTGGGCCTCATGTCAGGTACTTCTGTCGAGTGACATGCTTTATGATGCCAAGTCGGCAACATCTTCCATCCATGATTTTAATGATTGAACTGCCATATTGGGATCAAGAGACCTACTAAGCCGCCTTTTTATTCTATGCCCCATGCATACTGGCTTGATTTCGTTTCAGGAACGAGTTTATTGAGACAGTTACTCAGTTCATGACGTTGCAATCTCATAAAGGTTGttcattcttcttctgtgtCAATTAGCTGTTAGCCCCTATTTGCTTCAGTCCCTCCTTTGACGCTTTCTTGTCACTCTTTCATATTTTCTTACACTGCACGATGTGGGCCACCCGCAACCACTGCCATGGCCTCCTTGGTGGCctcgccatcctcaccaAGTTGGTTGATGCTTCTGGTCTCGCAATGTTCCCCCAAGGTTCCCTTTCGAGCGCGGGACTATCGTCCGTCTGCGAGGCCACTCTCTACCAATCCATCAACTGCGCCGATGAGACTGCAGACCTGGCGGCTAATGGATATCTCGACAGTGATGATCCAGCCGTGACCAAGCTAGTGTGCCGCTCGACCTGTGGAAGTGCTATTGGACACATGCGCACAAAGGTTGCTTCAGCTTGCGGTACTGAAGAGATGGTCCCTGGCATGTCTTATGTCCACATGGTTGATAAGCTCTGGGGCAGTTGGAACCAGACTTGCTTCACCGACCCCAAGACAGGAGAGTTTTGTCATGGCAAGTGTGCTTCTAGCAAATATCCTTCTTTGCTCTATGCTAATTCTATTAGACGTCATTGCCGCGTTTCCAGAGGTCGACGATGTCTCTAAACTGTCAAAGTCTGACTTGTGTTCTTACTGTAACGTTGAGCAGTACAAGATCATGCAAGCTGACGCTTACAGTGGAGCTTACGATGAGTACGCGCAGTCTAACTATAAGTACGTTGCGAAGGCCTGTGACCTGAAGGTGGACAACTTCAACCCCACGGATAGTGCATTTAATGTTACGAACCCCGATGCCAGCAGCGAGGTTTGTGTGTCTGGTAAGACATACGGAGCCAAAGCTGGTGATAGCTGCGACTCAATCGCGCTATCTCAGGGAGTGTCAGCGGCGACCATGTATTACATCAACTCCAACATCTTCGATTGTACTAAGATCGCTGTTGGGACCAGCCTCTGCCTTCCGCTCACCTGCACCAAGATTTACCGGGTACAGAAGGGTG contains these protein-coding regions:
- a CDS encoding hypothetical protein (At least one base has a quality score < 10) is translated as MRLTWATSLVALLLTSTPFTVAEDIHCDKNKPCEVGCCGTNNVCGTGPDYCSKAKCINSCTYKAECNPGKWDSQYFNATKCPLNVCCSKFGFCGTTEEFCGKETVKRPSCNIGSQSVKRVIGYYGSGGATRKCNPMIPDAFPQGIYTHIYFAFGSIDPKSFKVVPANAGDQQLYSQLSSLKTRDSGQELWLSIGGWAFSDKGSPTATTFSDLVNADETRQNVFFASLTLFMQTWGFTGIDIDWEYPVDKDRSGRQSDFKAYPRFLKRLKSALGDYKYGLSVTLPTSYWYLQHFDLENIEPSVDWFNVMSYDLHGAWDIGNKWTGAFVGAHTNLTEITSSLDLLWRNKVSPSKVVLGLAFYGRSVTLASSSCSEPGCPYLSAGDAGCSGEAGILFNSEISDLIREKKLRPKLYKDAAIKTIQWNNDQWVSYDDRDTWKLKANFLKSQCLSGVLVWAVDYDDDKHSYSNGLAAALGIKVNVDSGSGLTIKLPDKREDSQDFCYFTNCGQTCPSGYTEIARGGKDSEIMLDATECLPGQDQVQTLCCPKSSKVPKCQWRGYQGNDHCPVGCNAGEVAVGTHHQGCKKSGWQTACCEATDSTGPWSKCGWTVDCYDDDDSTCPKGFSSFVVGSRGGFGGQKSCKKGKKYNYCCTETPKPFKNCEWVGHEVSFPNEQACTNTCPHGSTRIAAQDISTSWSTSGYLAHTDKCTYGFEAYCCAGDKESDKDERDIIVYQDKDAKEFDYALQRFLRDPVCPDEEIEFGGDDGLSTDEGLSARNLLLGRATDNSAVLAVLLPIMGVWVTSREPRLDLTEIYNRDVRAAGYAQSAANLTTFQQLLYQSDWNGRPRYSGRAVARMALCDLAESREGLENLATVPAALCEVPSSTGSEAQKRDIQARTINVNVMTDRGKGGVQPSAAYIFQAIKAGHLSLHYLRWLPPSPTSRQVILEVAYWIGPSPGVEDPANSYRNLYRDRSHRNAVDRWVVFHFHIPLDANTFWTEPSGVNDYYLGVSSFGMYHSQGTHRPNPPRGYRGPVDYRAEWVYSSSYAGGSSNTGALTNYNQRREPFNCRIPEHGPAPGPAFYLGRDYTSQINDLITANRDPQLAVLINEFGMGLHQAGVFRSANLARIWPIARNGNLPPAGSSWGDQEYSPGPQAFQINFDLNGARVNNVQNADP